In Rhodothermales bacterium, a genomic segment contains:
- a CDS encoding NAD-dependent malic enzyme, with protein sequence MSHLTGRSLLRDASQNKGTAFTAEEREAFKLRGLMPHNTCSQAIQVERIMGHVRRKESDIERYIALNALQDRNERLYYRTLIEHIEELMPIVYTPTVGQACKEFAHIYRNPKGFYITPEDRGDIRRMLDNWTEEDVRVIVVTDGERILGLGDLGANGMGIPIGKLALYVALAGVHPKWCMPVMLDVGTENQGLLDDPLYMGYPHPRVRGQAYHDLVEEFVQAVTDKYPDILIQFEDFKTENAFGLLEEYRDRVFSFNDDIQGTAAVTLAGVLASSRISGVPFEEMRIMFLGAGSAAAGIGQLMASAMQERGVPHDDAFRRLWFVDSTGLVVRSRDGLADHKLPFAHDHAPMQLLDAIQEVKPHVLIGATGAPGTFTEEVVALMSQLNDRPGIFALSNPTANAECTAEEAYRWSEGRAIFASGSPFAPVDAHGKHFEPTQANNAYIFPGVGLGAVAVRATRVTDSMFMAAANALATMVDEERLAVGGLFPPLTDIREVSLEVAVATAEVAYKEGLARVDRPDDLRAMLAKMRYDGTY encoded by the coding sequence ATGTCCCATTTGACCGGCCGGAGTCTGCTCCGGGATGCATCACAGAACAAAGGAACGGCATTCACGGCGGAGGAGCGGGAGGCCTTCAAGCTCAGGGGGCTCATGCCGCACAATACGTGCAGCCAGGCCATCCAGGTGGAACGCATCATGGGGCACGTACGCCGGAAGGAGTCGGACATCGAGCGCTATATCGCGCTGAACGCCCTGCAGGACCGGAATGAACGGCTCTACTACCGGACGCTCATCGAACACATTGAAGAGCTCATGCCGATTGTGTACACGCCGACGGTGGGGCAGGCGTGCAAGGAGTTTGCGCACATCTACCGGAATCCCAAGGGCTTCTACATCACGCCGGAGGATCGGGGCGACATCCGCCGGATGCTCGACAACTGGACGGAAGAGGACGTCCGCGTCATCGTGGTGACGGATGGGGAGCGGATCCTCGGGCTCGGCGATCTGGGCGCGAACGGCATGGGCATCCCAATCGGGAAACTGGCCCTGTACGTGGCGCTGGCTGGCGTGCATCCCAAGTGGTGCATGCCGGTCATGCTGGATGTGGGCACGGAGAACCAGGGCCTCCTGGACGATCCGCTCTACATGGGGTATCCGCACCCCCGGGTTCGCGGGCAGGCGTATCACGATCTGGTGGAGGAGTTCGTGCAGGCGGTGACGGACAAATATCCGGATATCCTCATCCAGTTCGAGGATTTCAAGACGGAAAACGCGTTCGGGTTGCTTGAGGAATACCGGGATCGGGTGTTCTCCTTCAACGATGACATCCAGGGCACGGCGGCGGTCACGCTCGCGGGCGTCCTGGCGTCGAGCCGGATAAGCGGGGTGCCGTTCGAGGAGATGCGCATCATGTTCCTCGGCGCCGGTTCGGCGGCCGCGGGGATCGGCCAGCTCATGGCGTCGGCCATGCAGGAACGCGGTGTGCCGCATGACGATGCGTTCCGGCGATTGTGGTTCGTGGATTCGACGGGACTTGTCGTTCGGTCCAGGGACGGTCTCGCTGATCACAAGCTGCCGTTTGCCCACGACCACGCGCCCATGCAACTCCTGGACGCCATCCAGGAAGTGAAACCGCACGTGCTGATTGGCGCGACAGGTGCGCCGGGGACGTTCACGGAGGAGGTCGTGGCCCTCATGAGCCAGCTGAACGACCGGCCGGGGATATTTGCGCTGTCGAATCCGACGGCGAACGCCGAATGCACGGCCGAGGAGGCCTACCGGTGGTCCGAGGGACGCGCCATATTTGCCTCGGGCAGCCCGTTTGCTCCGGTGGATGCGCACGGCAAGCACTTCGAGCCCACGCAGGCGAACAATGCCTACATTTTTCCGGGCGTCGGCCTGGGCGCCGTGGCCGTCCGGGCCACGCGGGTCACCGATTCCATGTTCATGGCCGCGGCCAACGCCCTCGCAACCATGGTCGATGAGGAGCGCCTGGCGGTCGGCGGACTGTTTCCGCCGCTCACGGACATCCGGGAAGTCTCGCTCGAGGTCGCTGTCGCCACCGCCGAGGTCGCCTACAAGGAGGGACTGGCCCGCGTCGACCGCCCGGACGACCTCCGCGCCATGCTGGCCAAAATGCGGTACGACGGGACGTACTAA
- a CDS encoding ABC transporter permease — MSASKFNTEAAIAAWRRPLEHMRAVAPDDLRELESTLRDAIDDHRAAGASSETAFRLAVRDLDDPFAIEREYRKIHWKKSVHRHTFATEINHTMSMLRSHVTTALRSMRRQKGYAFINIAGLAFGLAACLLLVLFVREELSFDTFHENADRIHRVVVQSNFGVMAYQSALMGPMLENEIPGVEATVRFRSVEEIAIGEPGETVRSATGFLYTDASFFDVFSFPLVQGDPATALAEPWSVVLTERAAETWFPGENPMGRTLPVQGADPFTVTGVVQTPPAASSIQFDFLASMATLASHPAERGMFESGWGAMGYPTYVLVRPTASALETASRIKPLILAQTDAPFIQNSDFSLEPLREHHFSNINGGLSITADVRFLYVFSSIAALILIIACINYINLATARATLRAREVGIRKAVGADRKALVRQFIGESMMTTLFALVLALILAATTVGPFATLVERSLAFGDLLDGPVLAALAAMVLLVGLGAGSWPAFVLARYRPSLVLKGESGGASSGVNIRRAMVVLQFAISIVLVVGTITIQRQLSFIQEKDLGFDQERVVSVRLGGEAAEQAEVLAEAYRGLPGVGGATLSGAIPSQTSARFGFKIGEVQHYAAVFPVDAVFAATMGMDIVAGRNFDTAINDASNQTREGGAIINEAMVPLLDAEDPIGAKLPVQPNGNSYRVVGVVRDFHMASLHDEITPIMLLPREDFWTRFISVRVGTEDYAGVLDAMEAEWTRIDPTRPFNYRFLDEAFDQLYKGPYQLARLFNVFSLTAVLIACLGLFGLAAFTAVRRTREIGVRKALGASRRSILVLLTREFLLLVGIAFLVAVPVAWIASDHWLATFAYRIEVDWITFLVGGLLMAVIAVGTVAWQAVRAASTNPTEALRHV; from the coding sequence ATGAGCGCGTCCAAGTTCAACACCGAAGCGGCGATAGCCGCGTGGCGCCGGCCGCTCGAACACATGCGCGCCGTGGCCCCGGACGACCTGCGCGAACTGGAAAGCACGCTGCGCGACGCCATCGATGACCATCGAGCGGCCGGCGCATCTTCCGAAACGGCCTTCCGCCTTGCCGTCCGCGACCTCGACGATCCGTTCGCCATTGAGCGCGAATACCGGAAAATCCACTGGAAGAAATCCGTTCACCGGCACACGTTTGCCACTGAAATCAACCATACCATGTCCATGCTCCGAAGCCACGTTACCACGGCCCTGCGCAGCATGCGCCGCCAGAAAGGCTACGCATTCATCAACATTGCCGGACTGGCGTTCGGACTGGCCGCGTGCCTGCTCCTGGTCCTGTTCGTCCGCGAAGAGCTCAGCTTCGACACGTTCCATGAAAACGCCGACCGCATCCATCGAGTGGTCGTCCAATCCAACTTCGGAGTCATGGCCTACCAGTCGGCATTGATGGGTCCTATGCTGGAAAACGAGATCCCGGGCGTGGAGGCAACGGTGCGTTTCCGCTCGGTCGAGGAGATCGCCATCGGCGAACCCGGGGAGACGGTCCGTTCGGCAACCGGTTTCCTCTACACGGACGCCTCGTTCTTCGACGTGTTCAGCTTCCCGCTCGTCCAGGGGGACCCTGCCACAGCGCTGGCCGAGCCGTGGTCGGTGGTCCTCACGGAACGCGCTGCCGAAACGTGGTTTCCGGGCGAGAACCCCATGGGCCGCACGCTCCCGGTCCAGGGCGCCGACCCCTTCACCGTGACCGGCGTCGTCCAAACACCCCCGGCTGCGTCGTCCATCCAGTTCGACTTCCTCGCATCCATGGCCACGCTCGCGTCGCATCCCGCGGAACGCGGCATGTTTGAAAGCGGCTGGGGCGCCATGGGGTATCCCACGTACGTGCTGGTCCGTCCTACGGCATCGGCATTGGAGACCGCTTCGCGCATCAAACCCCTCATCCTCGCCCAGACCGACGCCCCGTTCATCCAGAACTCCGACTTCTCGCTCGAGCCGCTTCGCGAGCATCATTTCTCGAACATCAACGGCGGCCTCTCCATCACGGCCGACGTCCGCTTCCTGTACGTATTCTCGTCGATCGCCGCGCTTATCCTCATCATTGCGTGCATCAATTACATCAACCTGGCCACGGCGCGTGCCACGCTCCGCGCGCGGGAAGTGGGCATCCGCAAGGCCGTGGGCGCCGACCGCAAGGCCCTCGTCCGGCAGTTCATAGGCGAATCCATGATGACCACCCTGTTCGCGCTCGTGTTGGCGCTCATCCTGGCGGCCACAACCGTCGGACCGTTTGCCACGCTCGTCGAGCGGTCGCTCGCCTTCGGTGACCTGTTGGACGGACCCGTACTGGCCGCCCTCGCCGCCATGGTGCTCCTGGTCGGGCTTGGCGCCGGAAGCTGGCCTGCGTTCGTCCTGGCGCGATATCGGCCCTCACTAGTCCTGAAGGGAGAATCTGGCGGAGCATCGAGCGGCGTCAACATCCGACGCGCCATGGTCGTCCTCCAGTTCGCCATTTCAATCGTGCTGGTCGTGGGCACCATCACCATCCAGCGCCAGCTCAGCTTCATCCAGGAAAAAGACCTGGGATTCGACCAGGAACGCGTCGTGTCGGTGCGACTGGGCGGGGAGGCGGCCGAACAGGCCGAGGTCCTGGCCGAGGCGTACCGGGGGCTCCCCGGCGTGGGCGGGGCGACGCTTTCCGGCGCCATCCCCTCCCAGACATCGGCCCGATTCGGCTTCAAGATCGGTGAGGTTCAACACTACGCGGCGGTATTTCCGGTAGATGCGGTATTCGCCGCAACCATGGGCATGGACATCGTGGCCGGCCGGAATTTTGACACCGCCATCAACGATGCGTCGAACCAGACCCGCGAGGGCGGTGCCATCATCAATGAAGCCATGGTCCCGCTCCTGGACGCGGAGGATCCGATCGGCGCCAAACTCCCCGTCCAACCCAATGGCAACAGCTACCGTGTGGTCGGGGTCGTGCGGGATTTCCACATGGCCTCCCTGCACGACGAGATTACCCCGATCATGCTGCTTCCCCGGGAGGACTTCTGGACGCGGTTCATCTCGGTCCGCGTGGGCACGGAGGATTATGCCGGCGTGCTGGACGCCATGGAGGCCGAATGGACGCGGATTGATCCGACCCGCCCGTTCAATTACCGCTTCCTGGATGAAGCCTTCGATCAGTTGTACAAAGGACCGTACCAACTGGCGCGGTTGTTCAACGTCTTCTCGCTGACGGCCGTCCTCATTGCGTGCCTTGGGCTGTTCGGCCTGGCCGCCTTCACCGCCGTCCGCCGAACCCGTGAAATCGGCGTTCGAAAGGCGCTGGGTGCCAGCCGGCGCAGCATCCTCGTCCTGCTGACGCGGGAATTCCTGCTGTTGGTGGGCATTGCCTTCCTCGTGGCCGTACCCGTGGCGTGGATCGCATCGGACCACTGGCTGGCCACGTTCGCCTACCGGATTGAGGTCGACTGGATCACCTTCCTCGTCGGCGGCCTGCTAATGGCCGTGATTGCCGTCGGAACCGTGGCGTGGCAAGCCGTGCGCGCCGCATCCACCAATCCCACGGAGGCGCTCAGGCACGTTTAG
- a CDS encoding PadR family transcriptional regulator, which produces MISRKLIAASYEPIVLSILEGAATYGYDLIKRVDRLSDGSIRWTPGTLYPLLHDMEASGLVKASWQTASSGRERKYYAITPKGRRTLARTKGEWLRVNAVLSRLWSPATA; this is translated from the coding sequence ATGATTTCCAGAAAGTTGATTGCCGCCAGCTACGAACCGATCGTGCTGTCCATCCTGGAGGGCGCCGCCACGTACGGATACGACCTCATCAAGCGGGTTGACCGGCTGTCGGACGGGTCCATCCGGTGGACGCCGGGCACGCTCTACCCCTTGCTGCACGATATGGAGGCGAGCGGGTTGGTCAAGGCTTCGTGGCAGACCGCCTCCAGCGGCCGGGAACGCAAGTACTACGCCATCACGCCCAAAGGCCGTCGCACCCTGGCCCGAACCAAGGGCGAGTGGCTGCGCGTGAACGCGGTCCTCTCCCGGCTCTGGAGCCCCGCCACGGCATGA
- a CDS encoding 4'-phosphopantetheinyl transferase superfamily protein, with protein sequence MASGTVALLADGAWETVLTDEEHVRRASLNNEARRTLFTLGRLVLRRHLGERLGMDPRDVPIRILESGRLVLDAGAPGVADSSSTSSLVISLAHSGDRALAVSGARPLGVDLEIMKPRKESLLKYITHEDERPVLGALAPTAHEQLYAVWTLKEAVLKGIGTGLRTGPRRLRITPGGLAPPATSADSGAVTGPEWRRATVLDTDERTWNACFQVADGYATAIAW encoded by the coding sequence GTGGCCTCCGGAACCGTGGCCCTGCTCGCTGACGGCGCGTGGGAGACGGTGTTGACGGACGAAGAACACGTGCGGCGGGCCTCGTTGAACAACGAGGCCCGCCGCACCCTTTTTACGCTCGGCCGTCTGGTGTTGCGCAGGCATCTCGGCGAGCGGCTGGGCATGGACCCGCGCGACGTCCCCATCCGGATCCTGGAGAGTGGGCGTTTGGTCCTGGACGCGGGTGCGCCGGGCGTCGCCGACTCATCCTCCACGTCTTCCCTCGTTATTTCGCTCGCCCACTCCGGGGATCGCGCCCTGGCAGTGTCGGGTGCTCGTCCGCTCGGCGTGGACCTCGAAATCATGAAGCCGCGCAAGGAAAGCCTGCTGAAGTACATTACCCACGAGGACGAGCGCCCCGTGCTCGGCGCACTCGCCCCTACTGCGCATGAACAGCTCTATGCCGTCTGGACGCTCAAGGAGGCCGTCCTGAAAGGCATTGGCACCGGCTTGCGCACCGGCCCGCGTCGGCTCCGGATTACGCCGGGAGGCCTGGCTCCGCCGGCGACCTCGGCAGATTCGGGTGCGGTCACAGGCCCGGAGTGGCGCCGCGCGACCGTCCTGGACACGGACGAACGCACGTGGAACGCCTGCTTCCAGGTAGCCGATGGTTACGCCACAGCCATCGCGTGGTGA
- a CDS encoding superoxide dismutase encodes MAHTLPELPYAHNALEPNIDTKTMEIHHGKHHQGYVDKLNAALEGHADLAAKSIEDLLRGIGSVPESIRGAVRNNGGGHANHSLFWTVMSPDGGGNPSGKLAAAIDAAFGSLEGFKKAFADAAATRFGSGWAWLVVADGKLKVYSTANQDSPYMEGHTPILGLDVWEHAYYLNYQNRRPDYIAAFWNVVNWNQVAANFDAAV; translated from the coding sequence ATGGCCCACACACTTCCCGAGCTTCCCTACGCTCACAACGCACTCGAGCCCAACATCGACACGAAGACCATGGAAATCCACCATGGCAAGCACCATCAGGGCTACGTCGACAAACTGAACGCGGCACTCGAAGGGCATGCCGACCTGGCGGCCAAATCCATTGAGGACCTGCTGCGTGGCATTGGCTCGGTCCCGGAATCCATCCGCGGCGCCGTGCGCAACAATGGCGGCGGACATGCCAACCACTCCCTGTTCTGGACCGTCATGTCGCCGGATGGCGGTGGCAACCCCTCCGGCAAACTGGCAGCCGCCATCGACGCGGCGTTCGGCTCGTTGGAGGGCTTCAAGAAGGCCTTCGCGGACGCCGCTGCCACCCGCTTCGGTTCCGGCTGGGCCTGGCTCGTCGTGGCTGACGGCAAACTCAAGGTCTACTCGACGGCCAATCAGGACTCGCCGTACATGGAGGGCCACACGCCCATCCTCGGCCTGGATGTCTGGGAGCACGCCTACTACCTGAACTATCAGAACCGACGTCCCGACTACATTGCCGCCTTCTGGAATGTGGTCAACTGGAACCAGGTCGCAGCCAATTTTGACGCTGCCGTCTGA